A section of the Nitrospiria bacterium genome encodes:
- the sthA gene encoding Si-specific NAD(P)(+) transhydrogenase, translating to MSEKYNFDFLIIGSGPAGQRAAVQASKLGKRVAIIEKRRAVGGVCLDVGTIPSKMFREAVLSLTGPGSVFEKGKLDLQPRGITARELLERVDEVVKRETSVVENQLHRNGISVIKGEASFKDPHTLIVADERSAREVSAENILIAVGTTPVPVPGVDIAEKNILTSDDIACMEKLPRTLAVVGGGVIGIEYASMFAALGIEVTLVDKRNRPMEFLDAEIVDELIHQMRNRNVIFRFNESVAKVLVSDQPSRCAVIELESGKRIVTDMLLFSVGRMGATEKLELKAAGLSADHRGRLKVDSEFRTDTPHIFAAGDIIGYPSLAATSMEQGRLAACYAFNIKTRPMADHFPIGIYAIPEISMAGQTEGELTEKKIPYETGIARYREIARGQILGDDTGLFKLLFHRENKKLLGVHIIGTGATELVHIGQAVLGLGAGLDYFMETVFNYPTLAECYKVAALDAYNKFQI from the coding sequence ATGAGTGAAAAATACAATTTTGATTTCTTAATCATCGGGAGCGGCCCCGCAGGACAACGGGCGGCGGTCCAAGCCTCCAAACTGGGAAAACGCGTTGCGATTATTGAAAAGCGCCGTGCGGTGGGAGGAGTCTGCCTGGATGTGGGAACCATACCCAGCAAAATGTTCAGGGAAGCGGTTCTTTCATTAACCGGACCGGGATCGGTTTTTGAAAAAGGGAAGCTGGATCTCCAGCCAAGAGGAATTACCGCTCGCGAACTTTTGGAGCGTGTAGATGAAGTCGTCAAACGGGAAACTTCAGTTGTGGAGAATCAACTGCACCGGAATGGTATTTCGGTCATCAAAGGAGAGGCGTCTTTTAAAGACCCTCATACCCTGATCGTTGCCGATGAACGGTCCGCACGCGAGGTGTCGGCGGAAAACATTCTCATTGCGGTGGGAACCACCCCTGTTCCCGTTCCCGGGGTCGACATCGCTGAAAAAAATATTTTAACCAGTGATGACATCGCCTGCATGGAAAAATTACCTCGGACACTTGCCGTGGTCGGAGGAGGGGTCATCGGAATTGAATATGCCTCCATGTTTGCGGCTTTGGGAATTGAGGTAACTCTGGTGGATAAGAGAAACCGTCCCATGGAATTTTTAGACGCCGAGATCGTGGACGAATTGATTCATCAAATGAGAAATCGGAACGTGATTTTCCGTTTTAATGAATCGGTTGCTAAAGTATTAGTCTCCGATCAACCCTCCCGTTGTGCGGTGATTGAACTGGAATCGGGGAAGCGGATTGTGACCGACATGCTTTTATTCTCCGTTGGCCGAATGGGAGCCACCGAAAAGTTAGAACTAAAAGCCGCCGGGTTGTCCGCCGATCATCGCGGGCGTTTGAAAGTGGATTCAGAATTTCGTACGGATACACCTCATATTTTTGCCGCGGGGGATATTATCGGCTACCCTAGCCTTGCCGCCACGTCCATGGAGCAGGGAAGGTTGGCGGCCTGCTACGCTTTCAACATCAAAACCCGGCCCATGGCCGATCATTTTCCTATCGGAATTTATGCAATACCGGAAATTTCCATGGCAGGCCAAACGGAAGGGGAACTCACCGAGAAAAAGATTCCCTATGAAACGGGAATTGCCCGGTACCGGGAGATTGCTCGCGGACAGATTTTAGGAGATGATACCGGTCTATTTAAATTATTGTTTCACCGGGAAAACAAAAAACTGTTAGGGGTTCATATCATCGGAACCGGTGCAACCGAACTGGTTCATATTGGGCAAGCGGTTTTGGGCCTCGGGGCAGGCCTGGATTATTTCATGGAAACCGTTTTTAATTACCCCACCTTAGCCGAATGCTATAAAGTCGCCGCGTTAGATGC
- a CDS encoding penicillin-binding transpeptidase domain-containing protein, producing the protein MILRDRGWKAYQEEFLKRKRRYPSGWWARLKREWNRIRKLNWVPVLNKLNRPMGFLILITSGIALLGWFSSNDLFRDPSLGPGHPVPVKGINDAQWKGIEVGPLFISDSWVRFKNNYKPTFQDVQNDQFVTQLPEGVDITYSLNVPLQRKIEKVMKKYRLPYGMLIAMDPKTGRILAMVDYSRVEPDHENLNLRSSYPAASVFKLVTAAAGIEKKKVTPETQIAFHGGLWKLGPRNWKDNPKRDRDHISLKYALAKSCNVAFAKVALRWLGEEGLQCFAESFWFNKPIPFEFPVETSKAQFGPSEQSIALTAAGMGKVGLSPLHGAMIASAIANNGVMMVPKLVEKVSWDNGSEIYRFKEEPMTQIVSPQTADQLKEMMAYTVTKGTSRKAFHTRRGTPYIKGVSIGGKTGSLRGNDPKGKYSWFVGMAPLDDPEIALAALIVNKPIWHIKASHLAKEAFDAYFKIKESQTIALNK; encoded by the coding sequence TTGATTTTAAGAGACCGCGGGTGGAAGGCTTACCAAGAAGAATTTTTAAAAAGAAAGCGGCGATACCCTTCCGGGTGGTGGGCCAGATTAAAAAGAGAATGGAATAGGATCAGAAAATTGAACTGGGTTCCGGTGTTGAACAAGTTAAATCGGCCAATGGGTTTTTTAATTCTGATCACCAGCGGGATAGCCTTACTGGGGTGGTTCTCCTCCAATGACCTTTTCCGGGACCCTTCCCTCGGGCCGGGACACCCGGTTCCCGTGAAAGGTATCAATGATGCCCAGTGGAAAGGGATAGAGGTTGGTCCCTTATTTATCAGTGATTCCTGGGTCCGTTTTAAAAATAATTACAAACCCACTTTTCAGGATGTTCAAAATGATCAGTTCGTCACGCAGCTTCCCGAGGGAGTGGACATCACCTATTCCTTGAATGTTCCCTTGCAAAGGAAAATCGAGAAGGTGATGAAAAAATACCGTCTTCCTTATGGAATGCTGATCGCCATGGACCCGAAGACCGGTCGGATTTTGGCCATGGTGGATTATTCCCGTGTGGAACCCGATCATGAGAACCTGAATCTGCGGTCATCCTATCCCGCCGCCTCTGTTTTTAAATTGGTCACCGCCGCTGCTGGGATTGAGAAAAAAAAGGTGACCCCCGAAACACAGATTGCCTTTCATGGGGGACTTTGGAAATTGGGTCCAAGGAATTGGAAAGATAATCCCAAGCGGGACCGGGATCACATTTCCTTAAAATACGCCTTGGCTAAATCCTGCAATGTGGCCTTCGCCAAAGTGGCGCTTCGCTGGCTGGGGGAGGAAGGGCTTCAATGTTTTGCAGAATCTTTTTGGTTTAATAAACCCATTCCGTTTGAATTCCCCGTAGAGACCAGTAAGGCCCAGTTTGGACCCAGTGAGCAGAGTATTGCGCTTACCGCTGCGGGAATGGGTAAGGTGGGCCTCAGTCCATTACACGGTGCGATGATCGCCTCTGCCATTGCCAACAATGGGGTAATGATGGTTCCGAAATTGGTGGAGAAAGTCAGCTGGGACAATGGTTCTGAAATCTATCGTTTTAAAGAGGAACCCATGACCCAAATCGTTTCTCCACAGACCGCCGATCAGTTGAAAGAAATGATGGCTTATACGGTGACCAAAGGAACTTCCCGGAAGGCGTTTCACACCCGGAGGGGAACGCCCTATATTAAAGGCGTATCCATTGGTGGAAAAACCGGTTCCCTTCGAGGGAATGACCCCAAAGGTAAATATAGTTGGTTCGTTGGAATGGCTCCTTTGGATGATCCGGAGATTGCCCTTGCCGCCCTGATCGTCAATAAACCTATCTGGCATATCAAAGCCTCTCACCTCGCCAAAGAAGCATTTGACGCCTATTTCAAAATAAAAGAATCTCAAACCATCGCATTGAATAAGTAA
- a CDS encoding type II toxin-antitoxin system HicB family antitoxin has translation MRYHVYITQKGSLYSAEVPALPGCGAVGRSEHEAIKNIRFIIQEHRVRLQRTRQPLPLVMEVELPEEGSKKTVSSLHLNGNRS, from the coding sequence GTGCGTTATCACGTTTATATTACCCAAAAAGGAAGTCTTTATAGCGCTGAAGTTCCTGCACTGCCTGGGTGTGGTGCGGTGGGACGGTCCGAGCATGAAGCCATCAAAAATATTCGCTTTATTATTCAAGAACATCGGGTGAGGCTACAGCGGACCAGACAACCTCTGCCACTTGTGATGGAGGTTGAATTACCGGAAGAGGGTTCTAAAAAGACCGTTTCCAGCCTTCATTTGAACGGAAACAGAAGTTAG
- a CDS encoding DivIVA domain-containing protein, with product MKITPLDIEQMKFKVRMRGYDRREVDEFLDSLTMEYEGVLKDNTNLRERLATLEIQLLDLKKKEGILTQTLTKAQQLVEEMKEGAQKEASLIIKQAELQAEEFMKEVRGESAKMRSEILDLHKQKSFFIERCRSTIESFQKVVELETQETSLERESS from the coding sequence ATGAAAATTACACCCTTAGACATTGAGCAAATGAAATTTAAGGTGCGTATGAGAGGGTATGACCGGAGAGAAGTCGATGAGTTTTTGGACTCCCTGACGATGGAGTATGAAGGGGTCCTCAAGGACAATACCAACCTTCGTGAGCGGTTGGCCACACTGGAAATTCAACTATTGGATTTAAAGAAGAAAGAAGGGATTTTAACTCAGACACTCACCAAAGCGCAACAGCTGGTAGAAGAGATGAAAGAAGGAGCTCAAAAAGAGGCCTCCCTGATCATCAAGCAGGCGGAGCTGCAGGCCGAAGAATTTATGAAGGAAGTGCGGGGGGAATCGGCAAAAATGCGCAGTGAGATTTTGGATTTACATAAACAAAAATCCTTTTTTATCGAGCGGTGCCGCTCCACCATCGAATCCTTTCAAAAGGTGGTTGAGCTGGAAACCCAAGAAACCAGTTTGGAAAGAGAAAGCTCTTAA
- a CDS encoding YggT family protein translates to MSALFGALALMVNMALEIMVWVIIARAIISWVSPDPYNPIVQTLYRITEPILEPFRRLVPMHSIGVDLSPILAIIVIYGARFFLVQVLTNTANYFR, encoded by the coding sequence ATGTCAGCTTTATTTGGTGCGCTCGCATTAATGGTGAATATGGCCCTTGAGATAATGGTGTGGGTTATTATTGCCAGAGCCATCATTTCCTGGGTCAGCCCGGATCCGTACAATCCGATCGTTCAAACCCTTTATCGCATTACCGAGCCCATCTTGGAACCTTTTCGACGACTGGTCCCGATGCATAGTATCGGTGTGGATTTATCACCGATATTAGCCATTATTGTCATTTATGGAGCACGTTTTTTCTTAGTGCAAGTTTTAACGAACACGGCTAATTATTTTAGATAA
- the proC gene encoding pyrroline-5-carboxylate reductase, with protein MKKTKGKQIGIIGLGSMGEALLRGILQTKLTGPGEIIVSDTSKERLNIVHREFKVTTTVSNREVVKSAPLILLAVKPQVASSVLTEVRPAMTQTKLFVSVVAGLPISRMVAGLGTQVKVIRVMSNAPALIREGATAMAPGKGVDDKELKKVQRLFEAIGRVVIVDERDMDAITGLSGSGPAYLFMVMESLADGGVRMGLSREVAMFLAAQTTLGAARMVLETGGHPALLKDKVSSPGGTTMAGLHELEMGGIRGAFISAVKAATERSEELGQTGRK; from the coding sequence ATGAAAAAAACAAAAGGAAAACAGATCGGCATCATCGGTTTAGGCAGCATGGGAGAAGCCCTTCTCAGAGGCATTCTTCAAACGAAATTGACCGGCCCCGGTGAAATCATAGTTTCCGATACTTCGAAAGAGAGGTTGAATATCGTTCACCGGGAATTCAAGGTGACCACCACAGTATCCAACCGGGAGGTGGTTAAATCCGCTCCGTTGATTTTACTGGCTGTCAAACCGCAGGTGGCCTCATCGGTTCTCACCGAGGTCCGCCCAGCCATGACGCAAACCAAATTATTCGTATCGGTGGTGGCGGGGCTTCCTATTTCGCGGATGGTGGCGGGTTTGGGGACCCAAGTCAAAGTGATCCGGGTCATGTCCAATGCCCCGGCGCTGATCCGAGAGGGGGCAACTGCCATGGCCCCAGGTAAGGGTGTGGATGATAAAGAATTAAAAAAGGTCCAACGCCTTTTTGAGGCCATCGGACGGGTGGTCATCGTGGATGAACGGGATATGGATGCCATCACGGGGTTGAGCGGAAGCGGGCCTGCCTATCTTTTTATGGTCATGGAGTCACTGGCCGACGGGGGGGTGAGGATGGGTTTGTCCCGGGAGGTGGCCATGTTTCTGGCGGCACAGACCACGCTGGGTGCGGCACGGATGGTTTTAGAAACCGGAGGCCATCCCGCCCTTTTAAAGGATAAGGTGAGCTCTCCCGGAGGAACCACCATGGCAGGGCTTCACGAGCTAGAGATGGGAGGAATCCGGGGCGCTTTTATTTCAGCGGTCAAAGCGGCAACGGAACGCTCCGAAGAGTTGGGGCAAACGGGGAGGAAATAA
- a CDS encoding YggS family pyridoxal phosphate-dependent enzyme codes for MRGSPIDFSIRLQAIRERIGHAAERAGRPPADVRLLGASKTVSVEVLREFRSLGLHRFGENRVQEALPKVEALGSGVEWHFIGHLQKNKVKSVVGHFEIIHSLDSLGLAKAINQYCEKIGKGQPVLLEVNVSGESSKEGFNFQEVEKAVKALNDFPRVEVRGLMTVPPHASDPEFSRPYFRLLNGLRNKLEQLSGRPFPELSMGMSNDFEVAIEEGATIVRIGTALFGERPPVH; via the coding sequence GTGAGGGGCAGTCCCATTGATTTTTCAATAAGACTCCAGGCCATTCGGGAACGGATCGGGCATGCCGCTGAAAGGGCGGGTCGCCCCCCAGCGGATGTCCGGTTGTTGGGTGCCAGTAAAACGGTTTCCGTGGAAGTTCTCCGTGAATTCCGGTCTTTGGGCCTCCATCGGTTTGGAGAGAACCGTGTCCAGGAAGCCCTCCCCAAGGTAGAGGCTTTGGGTTCCGGAGTGGAATGGCATTTTATCGGCCACCTTCAGAAAAATAAGGTCAAATCGGTTGTTGGCCATTTTGAAATCATTCATTCATTGGACAGTTTAGGGTTGGCTAAAGCGATTAACCAATATTGCGAAAAAATAGGGAAAGGACAACCGGTTTTGTTGGAGGTGAATGTTTCGGGGGAATCCAGCAAAGAGGGGTTTAACTTCCAGGAGGTTGAAAAGGCAGTGAAAGCGTTAAACGATTTCCCCCGGGTTGAGGTGAGAGGGTTGATGACCGTTCCCCCTCATGCTTCCGATCCTGAATTCTCCAGGCCCTATTTCCGATTGCTGAACGGTTTGCGGAATAAGTTGGAGCAGTTGTCCGGAAGACCTTTTCCTGAGCTTTCCATGGGAATGTCCAACGATTTTGAAGTGGCCATTGAGGAAGGTGCAACCATCGTCCGGATTGGAACGGCATTATTCGGTGAACGTCCCCCGGTTCACTAA
- the pgeF gene encoding peptidoglycan editing factor PgeF, protein MVKQDYVIQASNQGPVLSLLPLQNRNGLQHFFGLKGNGSKPSDPLRGSTKTGSLDMEGDRVLKLRQVHSDRIRIHRKGEEVPFEDTEGHDGVVSDEKGLWLHVFTADCVPLLFYDPHREVGGAVHAGWRGSVAKISEKTIGTLQKEFGCHPEDLLVGIGPSIGPCCYEVGGEVLDKLASAFTDWESWVFKKDPQKSFLNLWEMNRRQLVKGGLREDHIFTTGLCTYCRPELFFSYRRDGPGMGKMVSGVMIHKGSGE, encoded by the coding sequence ATGGTGAAACAGGATTATGTCATTCAAGCATCCAACCAGGGGCCCGTTTTATCGCTTCTTCCTCTTCAAAATAGAAACGGGCTTCAGCATTTCTTCGGCTTAAAAGGGAACGGGAGCAAACCCTCCGATCCACTGAGGGGATCCACAAAAACCGGTTCGCTGGATATGGAGGGAGACCGGGTGTTAAAGCTCCGGCAGGTTCACAGCGATCGGATCCGAATTCACCGGAAGGGGGAAGAGGTCCCTTTCGAGGATACTGAGGGTCATGATGGAGTCGTATCCGATGAAAAAGGACTTTGGCTTCATGTGTTTACTGCGGATTGTGTTCCTTTATTATTTTATGATCCCCACCGGGAGGTGGGGGGAGCCGTCCATGCGGGATGGAGAGGTTCGGTTGCAAAAATTTCGGAAAAAACCATCGGCACATTACAAAAAGAGTTCGGATGTCATCCGGAGGATCTTCTGGTGGGCATCGGCCCGTCCATCGGCCCCTGTTGTTATGAAGTAGGAGGGGAGGTGCTGGATAAGCTGGCCTCAGCATTTACCGATTGGGAATCCTGGGTCTTCAAAAAGGACCCTCAAAAAAGTTTTCTGAATTTATGGGAGATGAACCGGCGGCAATTGGTGAAGGGGGGCCTACGAGAGGATCATATCTTTACCACGGGTCTTTGCACCTATTGCCGGCCTGAGCTTTTCTTTTCTTACCGCAGAGACGGACCCGGGATGGGAAAGATGGTCAGCGGTGTGATGATACACAAAGGTTCAGGTGAGTGA
- the ftsZ gene encoding cell division protein FtsZ produces MANQGEKKDVMFLFDEAKEKGAKIKVIGVGGSGCNAINSMILSRLEGVEFISANTDLQALGTSYAEVKIQLGSRLTQGLGAGADPQVGREAALEEEEKIRESLTGADMVFVTAGMGGGTGTGAAPVISNIARELGALTVAVTTKPFSFEGAKRGHRAEEGLRELRKYVDTLIVIPNQRLLSVVDEETPLVDAFKVVDDVLRQAVQGISDLITIPGLVNVDFADVRTVMSHMGRAVMGMGASRGNDRAVEAAQKAISSPLLEDGSIEGARGVLLNITGGRTLALHEVTAASSIIQEAADPEANIIFGSVIDESMVEEVIVTVIATGFERAAIEEETFKKTETQKPAYSKPMERERPQYMKRVVNSDFDRETLGIGDEEWDVPAFLRKQAD; encoded by the coding sequence ATGGCAAACCAAGGTGAAAAAAAGGATGTCATGTTTCTCTTTGATGAGGCAAAAGAGAAAGGGGCCAAAATCAAGGTGATTGGTGTTGGCGGGAGCGGCTGCAACGCCATCAATTCAATGATTCTTTCCCGTTTAGAAGGGGTTGAGTTCATTTCCGCCAATACGGATCTTCAGGCTTTGGGGACTTCCTATGCGGAGGTGAAGATTCAATTGGGTTCCCGGTTGACCCAGGGTTTAGGAGCCGGGGCCGATCCGCAAGTCGGAAGAGAAGCCGCTCTGGAGGAAGAGGAGAAAATCCGTGAGTCTCTTACGGGGGCGGACATGGTGTTTGTGACGGCTGGAATGGGTGGAGGAACCGGAACCGGTGCCGCTCCGGTCATATCCAACATTGCCAGGGAATTGGGGGCCCTCACCGTTGCGGTCACCACCAAGCCCTTTTCTTTTGAGGGTGCCAAAAGAGGCCACCGCGCGGAGGAAGGACTTCGGGAGCTGCGAAAATATGTGGACACATTGATTGTGATCCCCAACCAACGTCTGTTGAGTGTGGTGGACGAGGAAACCCCGTTGGTGGATGCCTTTAAGGTGGTGGATGATGTTCTCAGGCAAGCAGTTCAAGGGATTTCCGATTTGATTACCATTCCGGGACTGGTCAACGTGGATTTCGCCGACGTGCGAACCGTCATGTCTCACATGGGCCGGGCGGTGATGGGGATGGGGGCATCCCGTGGAAACGATCGTGCGGTGGAAGCGGCTCAAAAAGCTATCTCCAGTCCGTTGCTTGAGGATGGTTCCATCGAGGGGGCTCGGGGTGTTCTTCTCAACATTACCGGGGGACGGACCCTTGCCCTTCATGAGGTTACCGCTGCGTCTTCCATTATTCAGGAAGCGGCCGATCCGGAGGCCAATATTATTTTTGGTTCGGTCATCGATGAATCCATGGTAGAGGAGGTGATTGTCACTGTGATTGCCACCGGTTTTGAGCGGGCCGCCATAGAAGAAGAGACCTTTAAAAAAACGGAGACGCAAAAACCCGCCTATTCCAAACCCATGGAGCGGGAGCGGCCCCAGTATATGAAACGGGTGGTCAATAGCGACTTTGACCGGGAGACCCTGGGAATCGGAGACGAGGAATGGGATGTGCCCGCGTTCCTCCGGAAACAGGCTGATTAA
- the ftsA gene encoding cell division protein FtsA yields MGKQENIIVGLDIGTTKICAVVGEVVDETRVDIIGIGTSPSRGLRKGVVVNIESTVESIKRAIEEAELMAGVQINSVYAGIAGSHIKGFNSRGVIAVKDHEVTQADIDRVLDAAKAVVIPLDREVLHVLPQEFIVDDQDGIIEPLGMSGVRLEAEVHIITGAVTSAQNIVKCVNRAGLEVEEIIIQPLASSEAVLTPDERELGVAMVDIGGGTTDIATFMQGSVWHTAVIGIGGHHLTNDIAVGLRTPAAEAEKIKRRFGCAMTALVQDEETIEVPSVGGRPPRVLSRQLLSEIIEPRAEEIFSLVGREIKKTGHGEMVASGVVITGGSAIMDGMVEIAERVLDLPVRKGVPSRVGGLLDVVNSPLYSTGVGLVLYALKTQQGYLVHRGANGHRMVQKMVGRMQGWFRMFF; encoded by the coding sequence TTGGGCAAACAAGAGAACATAATCGTGGGTCTGGATATTGGGACCACCAAAATATGTGCGGTGGTGGGTGAAGTTGTCGATGAGACGCGGGTGGATATCATCGGAATTGGCACCAGTCCTTCACGGGGTCTCCGGAAAGGGGTGGTGGTCAATATCGAAAGTACGGTGGAATCTATTAAAAGGGCCATCGAAGAGGCCGAGTTAATGGCCGGGGTTCAAATTAATTCCGTGTATGCAGGAATTGCCGGAAGCCATATCAAAGGATTCAACAGCCGGGGAGTAATTGCGGTCAAGGATCATGAAGTCACCCAAGCGGATATTGATCGGGTATTGGATGCGGCCAAGGCCGTGGTGATTCCCTTGGACCGGGAAGTGCTCCACGTCCTTCCTCAAGAGTTTATCGTGGATGATCAAGATGGGATCATCGAGCCACTGGGAATGTCTGGTGTAAGGCTTGAAGCGGAGGTGCATATTATTACCGGTGCGGTGACCTCGGCCCAGAACATTGTGAAGTGCGTGAACCGTGCGGGTTTGGAAGTGGAAGAGATCATCATCCAGCCCCTGGCCTCCAGCGAGGCGGTTTTAACTCCGGATGAGCGGGAGTTGGGTGTGGCGATGGTGGATATCGGAGGGGGGACGACGGATATCGCAACCTTCATGCAGGGCAGTGTCTGGCACACGGCGGTGATCGGTATTGGCGGACACCATTTAACCAACGATATTGCGGTGGGTTTAAGAACCCCTGCAGCGGAGGCGGAGAAAATTAAACGCCGTTTTGGTTGCGCGATGACCGCATTGGTTCAGGATGAAGAGACCATCGAGGTTCCATCCGTTGGAGGAAGACCGCCTCGGGTTCTCTCCAGGCAATTACTCTCCGAAATCATCGAGCCCCGTGCGGAGGAGATCTTCAGTCTGGTGGGCCGTGAGATTAAAAAAACCGGCCATGGCGAAATGGTGGCTTCCGGTGTGGTGATTACCGGGGGAAGTGCCATTATGGACGGGATGGTGGAGATTGCTGAGCGGGTTTTGGACCTTCCGGTTCGTAAAGGGGTTCCGAGTCGAGTGGGGGGTCTGTTGGATGTGGTCAATAGCCCATTGTATTCCACCGGTGTTGGATTGGTGCTCTATGCCCTTAAAACACAGCAAGGGTATCTGGTTCATCGGGGGGCCAATGGTCATCGGATGGTTCAGAAAATGGTGGGACGGATGCAAGGGTGGTTTCGAATGTTTTTCTAA
- a CDS encoding FtsQ-type POTRA domain-containing protein, with protein sequence MGIESFFDPFKKKRRKKRSGNKKRRRKSWKKRKWGASYFWIVFFFLIGLPLISLLLKKGINELEASPWFGLQQVKVMGQQVVPEKDLLGLLQIPRDVTLGELNLDEMKERVLTHPWVQDVSLHKGYPDQLRVEVVERRPTIALKGWGNQWFLVDAEGIILEKTVSPVSLLPRFLPRTSQNWAVGEQIQDPGFAPGLRLARELKVNYGYGDEIKIEIGEAQNMVLQVEGYRVHFGEDPFQKKLKKFLDIREDLGHRKIKKGEIDLRFSDKVVVKHSKRGM encoded by the coding sequence GTGGGAATAGAATCCTTTTTTGACCCGTTTAAAAAAAAAAGGCGGAAAAAACGCTCGGGGAATAAAAAACGACGGAGGAAAAGTTGGAAAAAAAGAAAATGGGGTGCATCTTATTTTTGGATTGTTTTTTTCTTTTTAATCGGACTTCCCCTGATCAGTCTGTTGTTGAAAAAGGGGATCAATGAACTTGAAGCGTCTCCTTGGTTTGGCCTCCAACAGGTGAAGGTAATGGGACAACAGGTGGTTCCGGAAAAGGACCTGTTGGGGCTTTTGCAGATTCCAAGGGATGTAACGCTGGGTGAGCTCAATCTGGATGAAATGAAAGAAAGGGTGCTGACCCACCCTTGGGTGCAAGATGTTTCGTTGCATAAGGGATACCCCGATCAGCTTCGGGTAGAAGTGGTGGAACGGCGTCCGACGATTGCATTAAAAGGATGGGGGAATCAATGGTTTTTGGTGGATGCCGAAGGGATTATATTGGAGAAAACCGTTTCTCCGGTTTCTCTTCTTCCCAGATTTTTACCCCGAACTTCTCAGAATTGGGCTGTGGGAGAGCAAATTCAGGACCCGGGTTTTGCCCCGGGGCTCCGGCTGGCCCGTGAATTGAAGGTGAACTATGGGTATGGGGATGAGATTAAAATCGAAATCGGTGAGGCCCAAAATATGGTGCTTCAGGTGGAGGGGTACCGGGTTCATTTTGGTGAGGACCCTTTTCAAAAAAAGTTAAAAAAGTTTTTGGATATCCGGGAAGATCTGGGTCATCGGAAAATCAAAAAAGGGGAGATTGACTTGAGGTTTTCGGATAAAGTGGTCGTGAAGCATTCCAAAAGAGGAATGTAA
- a CDS encoding D-alanine--D-alanine ligase, translating into MTPLTNKRIGVLMGGASSEREISLKSGGAIERALKQRGYQAVSIDVDSQVDRTLRNEEIQIAFLALHGSGGEDGSIQGLLETMRIPYTGSGVLPSAVGMNKGTTKMVLMSCHIRTPQGFYVPQGEQTTFGSLPPGFHYPVVVKPLGQGSTIGVSIVKGPSDMEAALASAFRFGSQVLVEHFIEGKEVTVGILGETPLPVIEMRTKEALYHYEAKYQSGKTEYILPAPLEESEYREVQKIALAVHRAVGCEGVSRVDFRIDGKGVPFVLEINTIPGMTETSLLPKAAAHAGIGYETLVEQILESALEREKTWE; encoded by the coding sequence ATGACCCCTTTAACGAATAAACGGATCGGGGTCCTCATGGGGGGGGCCTCCAGTGAACGGGAGATTTCCCTAAAGAGCGGTGGGGCCATTGAAAGGGCGCTCAAGCAAAGAGGGTATCAGGCCGTTTCCATTGATGTGGATTCCCAAGTGGACCGAACCCTTCGCAATGAGGAGATCCAAATCGCTTTTTTAGCGCTTCACGGCTCCGGCGGGGAGGATGGGTCGATTCAAGGGCTTTTGGAAACCATGAGAATTCCCTATACGGGTTCAGGGGTGTTGCCCTCAGCGGTGGGAATGAATAAAGGAACCACCAAAATGGTTTTAATGTCCTGCCACATCCGAACTCCCCAGGGGTTTTATGTCCCCCAAGGGGAGCAAACCACCTTCGGGAGCCTTCCCCCCGGTTTTCATTATCCAGTGGTGGTGAAGCCATTAGGTCAGGGTTCCACCATCGGGGTCAGCATCGTAAAGGGTCCAAGCGATATGGAGGCGGCACTGGCCTCTGCTTTTCGTTTCGGTTCTCAGGTTCTTGTGGAGCACTTTATCGAAGGCAAGGAGGTTACCGTCGGCATTTTGGGTGAGACGCCTCTTCCGGTGATCGAAATGCGAACAAAAGAAGCACTGTATCATTATGAGGCGAAATACCAATCTGGGAAAACAGAATATATATTACCGGCGCCTCTTGAAGAGTCCGAGTATCGGGAGGTTCAAAAAATTGCATTGGCGGTACACCGGGCGGTGGGGTGTGAGGGGGTTTCCCGTGTGGATTTTCGAATTGACGGGAAGGGGGTCCCCTTTGTGTTGGAAATCAATACCATTCCCGGAATGACGGAAACCAGTTTATTACCCAAAGCGGCGGCTCACGCCGGCATTGGGTATGAAACCTTGGTGGAGCAGATTTTGGAGAGTGCGTTAGAACGGGAGAAAACGTGGGAATAG